A stretch of DNA from Salvelinus fontinalis isolate EN_2023a chromosome 17, ASM2944872v1, whole genome shotgun sequence:
ACTGCTTCCTGTCCATGTCAACAGCTTTGGCCTCTAACCCACACTTCAGCCCTCCAacatacattttagtcatttaacagacactcttatccagagcgacttacaggagaaattagggttaagtgcgttgctcaagggtacatggacagattttcaccaagtcggctcggggattcgaaccagcattCACAAACTCCCACACACGCTAATGTTTTTCTGTTGTTGTGACTCACTCACACCTGGTCCAAAATCACATGTCTAAAATATCAGCTAGTTTCAAtttcagtgtgagtgtgtgtgtgtgtgggggggggggggggggctgtgactGTGTAATAGTGAGGGGAGTATCATGATGATTATAACGTGATATGAGGCCCACCGACCACCCAtcgtcatcacacacacacacacatcatcacacacgaacacacacaaatCTATTAGCCATTTACCTATGTCGGTGGGGGGTATACAGCTCCAATAACAACATATGAGAACCAATTCATGTCTGCCCTCCTGCCCACACGCACAATAAGTTGTTTTAGGTGCGCTTGAATGGCCAACTGCACCATGGGAATGTACCCCATTTCACATTCAAGAGCGTTAAGGTACAACTCcatctctcttttgctctctctctgacacacacacgtacacacacgtgcacacaccataacaccactcAATGAGAGAAACTAGTGAAGACTAATATAATGTTTTTGTACATTTTATTACAAACATGTTGAGCCATAAAAAAGCATACATAAATACCATAACAACAGTGAAtggtgacaaagcaaaaactattTACCTCAAAAATATCAGGACATTAGAAAGAACGACTGACCAGCAGACTtctccttactctctctctcacacacacacacacacacacacacacacacacacacacacacacacacacacacacacacacacacacacacacacacacacacacacacacacacacacacacacacacacacacacacaccacacacacaccacacacacacacacacacacacacacacacacataatattaGGCTATAGCCTATTGTCTCTGTTAACTGGAGTGCAGACTagatgactctgactctgtcgTTGTGGATGTCAGGGCGCCTGTTCGTCTACGTGGAACAATCTTCAGGCTGGAGGTGCGTGTAAGTGTGAGGGCACGGCGAGCAGAACTCTTGAACCCCACTCCAAGGAACGCATAGAGCAGCGGATTCAAGCAGCAGTGAGCGTACGCCATTGGTTCAGACACCGCTAACCACACCCCCAGGCCTGACTCCAGCGTACAGCCTCGAGGGATCAGCTCCAAGCGGAGGAGCGCATCCACGGCAATGCCAATGCAGTACGGCAGCCAGCAGAGGAAGAAACAGAGAACCAGAGCTACAGTGGTCCGCACCgccctcctcttctgtctctggccACCCAATGGCCCCCGGGTCAGCCTGGACACAATCACGCAGTAACACACCAGCAGCACCAGGCCCGGTACCACCAGCCCCACCAGCACAGTCTGTAGGTGGAACAGGGACACCCACAGTGGGGCGTTCTCCGGCGGGTAGAGCCTCGTGCACACCATCTCCCCCTCCCCTGCCTCCTGGGTCCGAGCGAACACCATGTCAGGGATGGCCAGGAGACCAGCAGGCAGCCAAGCGCCAGCGTACACCAGCCTGCGTGCCAGCAGCTGCCGGGTGTGTGTGGTGCTGGTTACCGTGGCTTTTACCACTGCAAGGTAGCGGTCCAGACTGATGAAGGCTAGGATCAGCACACTGCCGTATAGGTTCACTGTGTAGATGACATGCACGCCCACGCACATGACCGCTCCGACGCGCCAGTCCCCGAGCGCAGCATCTACAGCCCAGAAGGGCAGAGCCAGAACGAAGAGTAGGTCGGCAGCGGAGAGGTGCAGCCGGTAGAGGTCCGTTAGGCTTAGACGGGCCTTCCGCTGGCAGCCCAGTACGAACACCACCAGGCCGTTCCCAGTGATCCCCAGGGTGAAGATGAAACCGTACACCACCGGGAGGAAGATACGCTGCACACTTGGGCTCAGCAGCTCACGGTCACACGGCTCCTCAAATCCAGTGCCGAAATCCCCCAAGCCAGAACCAAAACCGGAACTTGTGTCATTGTAGTCATAATCCGATTCTGGTATCACAAAGTGCttcagagagaggaagaaagagaggataATTGAGTAAACTTGCAAATACATGTGCAAAACTCTAAGAATCTGATACAATCTGATAAGTGAATTACATGATAACTGAGATAAATGTTCCAGTAATATAAAGTCCCATAAAGTTTGTTAACATGGTCTAAATACTGAATGAAACCGTACCTCATAATAGGACATGATGGAGCCAGCTTGCTCTCTGTCTCCGTTCTTTACGGCCCTTTTCTCTTTTTCTTCTCAGAGTGGAGTATAGTTTTGTACCCGGTGAGTTTAAATAGCCTCAGCGTGCCAACACCGCTCCCTCACTTGCTCCACCCTcaacccacacgcacacacacacatctgtgtcCCGTGGAAACGCTTTTCCTGTTTTCGAGGTGTCAGGTGCTGAAAGTGGCACAGgatattgagtgtgtgtgtgtctgtgtgcctttgTTTATTGTTTAGGCTCCCAACATCAAATCTGTGAGAATAATATTGTTGGCAATAGCATGATGATATAACACTGTTGTCTAATTGACAATCAACCAAAGTAAAGAGGAAATGTTTTAAACACATTCTCACTGTACAGATGTAGTGCGTGTGTATATGGGGGTACATctgcattgtgtatgtgtgtgtgcgtgtgtgtgcgtgcgtgcgtgcgcgcgtgtgtgtgtgtgtgtgtgtgtgtgtgtgtgtgtgtgtgtgtgtgtgtgtgtgtgtgtgtaagagagataaacagagagagagagaaatagagaactGTTTTAGTGTTGCACCTCTTAGTCCCTTTTACACAGAGCTGAACAGTCCTCCATGAGTAGTCGGAGTTTCGGCTCTGTGAGAGAATTCTCACAATTGCGTCATCTGATATGATATGGTTATGATTGTgtgcagtggtgggaaaagtacccaattgtcatacttgagtaaaaataaagatacattaatagaaaatgactcagtgaaagttacccagtaaaagttactcagtaaaatattacttaaaagtctaaaaatatttggttttaaatatgcttaaatatcaaaagtaaatgtaattgaaaaaATGTACtgatgtatcaaaagtaaaagtataaatcatttcaaattccttatattaagcaaaccagacagcaccattttctagTTTTAGAAATGTacgaatagccaggggcacactccaacactcagacataatttacaaacaaagcatttgtgtttagtgagtctgccagatcagaggcagtagggatgaccagggatgttctttttacaagtgcgtgaattggaccattttcctgtcctgctaagcattcaaaatgtaacaagtacttttaggtgtcagggaaaatggagtaaaaagtacattattttctttaggaatgtagtaaaaagtaaaagttttcaaaaataaaatagtaaagtgaagtacagatacaaaagaatgacttaagtagtactttacaccCCTGATTGCGTGTGTGTGATATTATAGTCATGAATGTCACATGCTTATCTCCTCCCATTCTCTGTTCAGTTAAATACCTGCTGGTCTCCCACAGGTCCTTTCACACTAAACCAACACTGTGTCTTATCACCGTGTTGTCTCTCAGTGTGCCAGTCTATGCTCCACATGCTCAACTAAAGATTGGCGCGAGATCTGGAGGCGCAGGGTGCCTTTGCTGCATTCTGGGTGCTCAGTATACCCACAACCAGTGTGTGAATTgtgtacagcagggatcatcaactagattcagccacggcaGATTATTTATTGAGCGGATAGTAGGGGGCCGGacaataattacaaataatttgtagactgcaaattgaccgcaagaatcccaaacagatgtaatgtttgactaaaacataatcatttcaaaccgtGCCTACATTTCTATACAATCACATCTCTCTTTATAATGCGTGTGAATAATTAGGAACATATTTTCAAaaataaaatcacttggagctgatttcctggtgtttttatagtcttttatgtccaacaataaaaattgcacacaaaaaataatatatatacagcgcattgggaaagtattcagacccc
This window harbors:
- the LOC129814579 gene encoding C-X-C chemokine receptor type 4-like is translated as MSYYEHFVIPESDYDYNDTSSGFGSGLGDFGTGFEEPCDRELLSPSVQRIFLPVVYGFIFTLGITGNGLVVFVLGCQRKARLSLTDLYRLHLSAADLLFVLALPFWAVDAALGDWRVGAVMCVGVHVIYTVNLYGSVLILAFISLDRYLAVVKATVTSTTHTRQLLARRLVYAGAWLPAGLLAIPDMVFARTQEAGEGEMVCTRLYPPENAPLWVSLFHLQTVLVGLVVPGLVLLVCYCVIVSRLTRGPLGGQRQKRRAVRTTVALVLCFFLCWLPYCIGIAVDALLRLELIPRGCTLESGLGVWLAVSEPMAYAHCCLNPLLYAFLGVGFKSSARRALTLTRTSSLKIVPRRRTGALTSTTTESESSSLHSS